A single genomic interval of Microbacterium sp. zg-Y1090 harbors:
- a CDS encoding SDR family oxidoreductase, producing MTRRAVVTGASSGIGEATVRALRATGWDVVGVARRADRLAALEAETGAAAYAADLTRQADVDALAAWLAETGPVHALVNVAGGARGTDRVEDGDPEDWRWMFEVNVLSAQMLVAALLPQLRAAAAVDGHADTLFVTSTAAQRAYPGGGGYNAAKAGESMLAEALRLELNGEPIRVVEVAPGMVYTEEFTFNRLGGDRAAAEKVYDGVAQPLVASDVADVIVYAMNAPGHVNLDLVTMRPVAQSAQHLLARGPLRPRLPGE from the coding sequence ATGACACGACGCGCGGTAGTCACGGGAGCCAGTTCGGGCATCGGGGAAGCGACGGTGCGTGCCCTCCGGGCGACCGGATGGGACGTCGTCGGGGTTGCCCGACGCGCCGACCGTCTCGCCGCCCTGGAAGCCGAAACGGGCGCGGCCGCCTATGCGGCCGATCTCACGCGACAGGCGGACGTGGACGCCCTGGCGGCGTGGCTCGCGGAGACCGGCCCCGTGCACGCCCTCGTGAACGTCGCTGGCGGGGCGCGCGGGACCGACCGTGTCGAGGACGGCGATCCGGAGGACTGGCGCTGGATGTTCGAGGTGAACGTCCTCTCGGCGCAGATGCTCGTCGCAGCCCTCCTCCCTCAGCTGCGCGCCGCCGCTGCCGTCGATGGGCATGCGGACACCCTGTTCGTCACCTCCACTGCGGCGCAGCGGGCGTACCCCGGCGGTGGCGGCTACAACGCCGCCAAGGCGGGGGAGTCCATGCTCGCCGAGGCCCTGCGTCTGGAGCTCAACGGTGAGCCGATCCGGGTCGTGGAGGTGGCACCCGGGATGGTCTACACGGAGGAGTTCACGTTCAACCGCCTCGGCGGTGACCGTGCCGCCGCAGAGAAGGTGTACGACGGCGTCGCGCAGCCGCTCGTGGCATCCGATGTGGCCGACGTCATCGTGTACGCGATGAACGCGCCGGGGCACGTCAACCTCGACCTCGTCACGATGCGCCCGGTGGCGCAGTCGGCGCAGCACCTGCTCGCACGTGGCCCCCTGCGGCCGCGGCTGCCGGGGGAGTGA
- a CDS encoding bifunctional o-acetylhomoserine/o-acetylserine sulfhydrylase translates to MSAPENWRFETKQVHSGAAPDPVTKARATPIYQTTSYVFDNADHAANLFSLAEFGNIYTRIQNPTQDVVEQRIAALEGGTGALLVASGQAAETFAVLNIAQAGDHIVSSSSIYGGTYNLFKYTLAKLGIETTFVENQDDPEEWRRAVRPNTKLFFAETIGNPQINVLDIRTVADIAHESGVPLIVDNTIATPYLIRPFEHGADIIVHSATKFLGGHGTTIGGVIVDGGSFAWSQNVEKFPGLTEPDPSYHGASYTTAVGDGLAYIIKARVQLLRDLGAAIAPMSAWLLLQGIETLSLRIERHVQNAQEIAEWLENHDDVAAVNYSGLPTSPWYAAANTYAPKGVGAVLSFELKGGVAAGREFVNSLTLFSHLANIGDVRSLVIHPASTTHSQLTPEQQLTSGVTPGLVRLSVGIEAVDDLKADLAQALAAARRLSEAARA, encoded by the coding sequence ATGTCCGCACCCGAGAACTGGCGCTTCGAGACCAAGCAGGTCCACTCCGGTGCCGCCCCGGACCCCGTCACCAAGGCGCGCGCGACGCCGATCTACCAGACCACCTCCTACGTGTTCGACAACGCCGACCACGCCGCGAACCTGTTCTCGCTGGCCGAGTTCGGCAACATCTACACGCGCATCCAGAACCCCACGCAGGACGTCGTCGAGCAGCGCATCGCGGCGCTGGAGGGCGGCACCGGCGCCCTGCTGGTGGCCAGCGGCCAGGCCGCCGAGACCTTCGCCGTGCTCAACATCGCGCAGGCAGGCGACCACATCGTCTCGTCGAGCTCGATCTACGGGGGCACGTACAACCTCTTCAAGTACACCCTCGCCAAGCTCGGGATCGAGACGACGTTCGTCGAGAACCAGGACGACCCCGAGGAGTGGCGCCGCGCCGTGCGCCCGAACACCAAGCTGTTCTTCGCCGAGACGATCGGCAACCCGCAGATCAACGTGCTCGACATCCGCACCGTCGCCGACATCGCGCACGAGTCCGGCGTCCCGCTCATCGTCGACAACACCATCGCCACGCCGTACCTCATCCGCCCCTTCGAGCACGGCGCCGACATCATCGTGCACTCGGCGACGAAGTTCCTCGGCGGCCACGGCACCACCATCGGCGGCGTCATCGTCGATGGCGGCAGCTTCGCGTGGTCGCAGAACGTCGAGAAGTTCCCGGGCCTCACCGAGCCCGACCCGTCCTACCACGGCGCGTCATACACCACCGCCGTCGGCGACGGGCTGGCGTACATCATCAAGGCGCGCGTGCAGCTGCTGCGCGACCTCGGTGCCGCGATCGCGCCGATGAGCGCCTGGCTGCTGCTGCAGGGCATCGAGACGCTGTCCCTGCGCATCGAGCGCCACGTGCAGAACGCGCAGGAGATCGCGGAGTGGCTGGAGAACCACGACGACGTCGCCGCGGTGAACTACTCCGGCCTTCCCACCTCGCCCTGGTACGCGGCGGCGAACACCTATGCGCCGAAGGGGGTCGGCGCCGTGCTGTCGTTCGAACTCAAGGGCGGTGTCGCGGCGGGTCGCGAGTTCGTCAACTCGCTCACCCTCTTCAGCCACCTCGCCAACATCGGCGACGTACGCTCGCTCGTGATCCACCCCGCCTCCACGACGCACTCGCAGCTGACCCCCGAGCAGCAGCTCACCTCGGGCGTCACCCCGGGGCTGGTGCGGCTGTCGGTGGGCATCGAGGCCGTCGACGACCTCAAGGCCGACCTCGCCCAGGCCCTCGCCGCCGCCCGTCGCCTGTCGGAGGCCGCGCGCGCCTGA
- a CDS encoding DUF2332 domain-containing protein, which yields MTDALAATYETFGRRWAHGTSPLYEDWATGIAGDAGILAVLAALPPAMQQPNRIFAAARWAGSPLEPFPQWRKWLEANWARVAEIAASRTTQTNEPARCATLVPQLARIPGPLALLEVGTAAGLCLLPDRFAYEYTAPGGVHVLGDSPVVLPCRVDDDAAVPQRVPEVIWRRGIDLAPIDARDDTAVDWLATLVWPGPDHDGRVARLRAAAAMAAAEPPDIVRGDLLETLPDVAASAPADATLVIFHSAVLLYLDQDERHRFVELVHHVRAARDGRVVWISNESSGTLPGVDARVPEGLDTDRRFVQSVDGMPVALAGQHGATYEVRPFTAPATPARAL from the coding sequence GTGACCGACGCACTCGCCGCGACCTACGAGACCTTCGGGCGCCGCTGGGCGCACGGCACCTCCCCGCTGTACGAGGACTGGGCCACCGGCATCGCGGGAGACGCCGGCATCCTCGCCGTGCTCGCCGCCCTGCCACCGGCGATGCAGCAGCCCAACCGCATCTTCGCCGCAGCCCGCTGGGCGGGCAGTCCCCTCGAGCCGTTCCCGCAGTGGCGGAAGTGGCTCGAGGCGAACTGGGCACGGGTCGCCGAGATCGCCGCGTCCCGCACCACCCAGACCAACGAGCCCGCGCGGTGCGCCACGCTGGTGCCGCAGCTCGCACGTATCCCCGGTCCCCTCGCGCTGCTGGAGGTCGGCACCGCGGCGGGACTGTGCCTGCTGCCGGATCGCTTCGCCTACGAATACACGGCCCCCGGCGGCGTCCATGTCCTCGGCGATTCGCCCGTCGTGCTGCCGTGCCGCGTGGACGACGACGCAGCGGTGCCGCAGCGCGTTCCCGAGGTGATCTGGCGGCGCGGCATCGACCTGGCGCCGATCGATGCCCGCGACGACACGGCCGTCGACTGGCTCGCGACCCTCGTGTGGCCGGGTCCCGACCACGACGGGCGCGTCGCGCGGCTGCGGGCCGCAGCGGCCATGGCCGCGGCCGAGCCGCCCGACATCGTCCGCGGTGATCTGCTCGAGACGCTGCCCGACGTCGCCGCATCCGCGCCGGCGGATGCCACGCTCGTGATCTTCCACAGCGCCGTTCTGCTGTACCTCGACCAGGACGAGCGGCACCGCTTCGTCGAGCTGGTGCACCATGTGCGCGCCGCACGCGACGGCCGCGTGGTGTGGATCTCGAACGAGTCGTCGGGGACGCTGCCGGGAGTGGATGCGCGCGTGCCCGAGGGACTCGACACCGATCGGCGGTTCGTGCAGTCGGTCGACGGGATGCCGGTGGCTCTGGCCGGCCAGCACGGCGCGACCTACGAGGTGCGTCCTTTCACCGCCCCCGCGACGCCCGCGCGGGCTCTCTAG
- the metX gene encoding homoserine O-acetyltransferase MetX, which translates to MDWQTSEDTVPSAPVTEADARLLLGRPPATGAWRDGDPPGERRFAAFGAFRTESGRELPAMRLAYETWGELNAARDNAVLILHALTGDSHVRGPAGPGHPTSGWWSDIVGPGAPIDTDRWFVVAPNMLGGCQGSTGPASIGPDGYEWASRFPYLTIRDQVAAQVRLADALGIDRWGAVVGGSMGGMHALEWAVSEPDRVARLAILSAPPANTADQIALNSVQLEAIAIDPRFQGGEYYDAGDGDGPHRGLALARRMALLNYRSPTELNSRFQRSWQSGKSPLGHGGRFAVESYLDFHGNKFTRRFDANSYLVLVEAMDSHDVGRERGGIEDALARVTATTLVLGIDSDRLFPVDGQHRIARGIPRTLDGDRAVVLSSDFGHDGFLIETEAVGHHLRRLLQS; encoded by the coding sequence GTGGACTGGCAGACCTCCGAAGACACCGTGCCCTCGGCGCCGGTGACCGAGGCCGACGCACGCCTGCTGCTGGGCCGCCCGCCCGCGACCGGCGCCTGGCGCGACGGCGATCCGCCGGGCGAGCGCAGGTTCGCCGCGTTCGGCGCCTTCCGCACCGAGAGCGGACGCGAGCTGCCGGCGATGCGGCTCGCGTACGAGACCTGGGGCGAGCTGAACGCCGCGCGCGACAACGCCGTGCTGATCCTGCACGCCCTCACCGGCGACAGCCACGTGCGCGGTCCCGCCGGGCCGGGCCACCCCACCTCCGGCTGGTGGAGCGACATCGTCGGCCCGGGCGCCCCGATCGACACCGACCGCTGGTTCGTCGTGGCGCCCAACATGCTGGGCGGATGCCAGGGCTCCACGGGGCCGGCGAGCATCGGCCCCGACGGCTACGAGTGGGCCTCGCGATTCCCCTACCTCACCATCCGCGACCAGGTGGCGGCCCAGGTGCGCCTGGCCGACGCGCTCGGCATCGACCGCTGGGGGGCGGTCGTCGGCGGCTCGATGGGCGGCATGCACGCGCTGGAATGGGCCGTGTCCGAACCCGACCGCGTCGCGCGCCTCGCGATCCTGTCCGCCCCACCGGCCAACACCGCCGACCAGATCGCGCTGAACTCGGTGCAGCTGGAGGCGATCGCGATTGACCCGCGGTTCCAGGGCGGGGAGTACTACGACGCCGGCGACGGCGACGGCCCCCACCGAGGGCTGGCCCTCGCCCGCCGCATGGCTCTGCTGAACTACCGCTCGCCCACCGAGCTGAACTCCCGCTTCCAGCGCTCGTGGCAGTCCGGCAAGAGCCCGCTCGGTCACGGCGGCCGGTTCGCCGTGGAGTCGTATCTCGACTTCCACGGCAACAAGTTCACCCGTCGCTTCGACGCCAACAGCTACCTCGTTCTCGTCGAGGCGATGGACTCGCACGACGTCGGCCGCGAGCGCGGCGGCATCGAAGACGCCCTGGCCCGCGTGACCGCCACGACGCTCGTGCTCGGCATCGACAGCGACCGGCTCTTTCCCGTGGACGGGCAGCACCGCATCGCCCGCGGCATCCCGCGCACCCTCGACGGCGACCGCGCGGTGGTGCTCTCCAGCGACTTCGGCCACGACGGGTTCCTCATCGAGACCGAGGCGGTCGGCCACCACCTGCGGCGGCTGCTGCAGTCCTGA
- a CDS encoding NUDIX domain-containing protein has protein sequence MAGVDGGRGALRALADAAGESAPRRPGDAEDPAIPVAATVVLLRDGAAGVEVLMLERPDRGSFAGAWVFPGGRLDDADRRDDDRDDDAPARRAAARETREESALVVDPAQLVPLSVWDPPPGLPLRIRTWFFVAADPGGQVQPSPDEAVAARWMRPADALAAHGRDEMILYPPTWVTLHGLRDHGDVAGALAAVRLVGRRSFETVARRGAEGPLLMWQEDDEYDAAAPPGAARHRLEVGALPWRYTLTPG, from the coding sequence GTGGCGGGGGTCGACGGCGGGCGCGGCGCGCTGCGGGCGCTCGCCGACGCCGCGGGGGAGTCGGCGCCGCGCCGTCCCGGCGACGCGGAGGATCCGGCGATCCCTGTGGCGGCGACCGTCGTGCTGCTGCGCGACGGCGCGGCCGGTGTCGAGGTGCTGATGCTGGAGAGGCCCGACCGCGGCTCGTTCGCCGGGGCGTGGGTCTTTCCCGGCGGCCGGCTCGACGACGCCGATCGACGCGACGACGACCGGGACGACGACGCGCCGGCCCGCCGGGCGGCCGCGCGGGAGACGCGGGAGGAGAGCGCGCTCGTGGTGGACCCGGCCCAGCTCGTGCCGCTGTCGGTGTGGGACCCGCCGCCGGGGCTGCCGCTGCGCATCCGCACCTGGTTCTTCGTCGCCGCCGACCCCGGCGGTCAGGTGCAGCCGTCACCCGATGAGGCTGTCGCGGCGCGCTGGATGCGCCCTGCCGACGCACTGGCCGCCCACGGCCGCGACGAGATGATCCTGTACCCGCCGACGTGGGTGACGCTGCACGGCCTGCGCGACCACGGCGATGTCGCCGGGGCGCTCGCCGCGGTGCGCCTCGTCGGTCGACGCTCGTTCGAAACGGTCGCCCGGCGCGGGGCCGAGGGGCCGCTGCTGATGTGGCAGGAGGACGACGAGTACGACGCGGCCGCCCCACCCGGAGCCGCCCGCCACCGGCTCGAAGTCGGCGCCCTGCCCTGGCGCTACACGCTCACGCCGGGCTGA